TTGGATTTGTAACCAGTGTAGGTGCTGCTGAAACAGGTTCCTTAGGTATCAGTATCATGTCGTTTGATTTTGGTGATATTGATATTACCACTGTGAATCAACCTGAAGGTGGTATAGGAACATACAGTCCAAGTTTTACCAATATTGGTGTTACCTATGCACACAAGTTTTCGGATAGAATTCGTGCGGGTGCTACCATTCGCGTTATTTCAGAAACTATTCCTGATGCAAAAGCAATGGGAGTAGCATTTGATGCCGGACTTCAGTATGTGACAGACCTGAGTGGAGATGAAGATAAACAAAGAACCAAATTTGGAATCTCATTACGGAATGTTGGTACACCTATGCGTTTCAATGGTGATGGATTAGCTCGCAGGGGTTCATTTGAAGGTGAAGATCCTACCTTAACGGTATCGACTCCTTCTGCTGCTTTTGAATTACCTACTATGATAAATATTGGTGTAAGCCAGGATTTCTATTTAGAGGCAACTGAAAAGCATAAAATTACTGCAGCTGCAACATTCACTTCTAATTCATTTTCCAACGACCAATATGTATTGGGATTACAATATAGCTGGAGAAACATTCTCATGCTTCGTGGTGGGATGATATTTGAAGATGGCATTCTGAATGCAGAATCAAGAGTAAATGTATATACGGGTCCCTCAACAGGATTTTCAGTGAACCTACCTTTTGGAACTGAAAAA
This portion of the Bacteroidota bacterium genome encodes:
- a CDS encoding PorV/PorQ family protein; translation: MKYLSLVIISLLISTSMTFAGNPDRVGQAGATELLINPWARSSGWNGANTSFISGVEAMRFNPAGIMNVPTSEFIFSRAIWLSGTDIFINSFGFVTSVGAAETGSLGISIMSFDFGDIDITTVNQPEGGIGTYSPSFTNIGVTYAHKFSDRIRAGATIRVISETIPDAKAMGVAFDAGLQYVTDLSGDEDKQRTKFGISLRNVGTPMRFNGDGLARRGSFEGEDPTLTVSTPSAAFELPTMINIGVSQDFYLEATEKHKITAAATFTSNSFSNDQYVLGLQYSWRNILMLRGGMIFEDGILNAESRVNVYTGPSTGFSVNLPFGTEKDKTFAVDYSYRFTEYFAGTHTFGARLVF